One Rhizoctonia solani chromosome 3, complete sequence genomic region harbors:
- a CDS encoding alpha-amylase, which translates to MKQRYCGGTWNSIRENLDYIQNMGFTAIWISPVNKNIEGSTGYGESYHGYWIEDISQLNAHFGTANDLKALSAELHARGMYLMVDMVVNNVVAAGTTEPDLSSFFFKQPSQYHPYCPVDYKNQTSIEQCWMGDTKVALVDVNTEDEQVVSQYEGWVANFVQEYGIDGLRIDAAKHIRRDFWPGFCGAAGVFCIGEVYGPDIKLGASYQGPLDSILNFPLYYGLVQAFGDPKAANMSALVSVISDSQHTFKDTGLLGNFLENHDVPRWFGQHKDPQSLYNALAFSFMYDGIPVVYYGQEQYFQGRDDPANREPLWPSYYLKNNATRFIASLNQFRNFLVARSADPDDLASPISDWLHQSTQVLSHTEHDIVLARGPVISILTGRGSAEFNASASVLNSGYPSAQPLTDIITCSQYVTGAGGALTVSYEDGGHAVLLIPSVYLTNSGVCGNRVLQPASRIQSSNSGSNLRQRLSSSFSYSLAVLGLLVTINGF; encoded by the exons ATGAAGCAGCGCTACTGTGGCGGGACGTGGAACTCGATCCGAGAAAACTTGGATTATATTCAGAACATGGGGTTCACCGCCATCTGGATTTCACCTGTGAATAAGAACATTGAAGGGAGCACTGGTTATGGAGAATCGTACCACGGGTATTGGATTGAGGATATCTCTCAGTTGAATGCTCACTTTGGGACGGCTAATGATCTTAAAGCCCTTAGTGCCGAACTCCATGCACGCGGAATGTACCTTATGGTCGATATGGTAGTCAACAATGTTGTTGCGGCGGGAACTACTGAGCCGGATCTgtcttctttctttttcaaGCAGCCATCACAGTACCACCCCTACTG CCCCGTGGACTACAAAAACCAAACCTCAATTGAGCAATGCTGGATGGGTGATACCAAAGTGGCCCTGGTGGATGTCAACACTGAGGACGAACAGGTTGTATCACAATATGAGGGTTGGGTCGCCAACTTTGTGCAGGAGTATGGGATCGACGGCCTTCGTATTGACGCCGCCAAGCATATCCGTCGTGATTTTTGGCCGGGGTTTTGCGGTGCAGCTGGAGTATTTTGTATTGGTGAAGTCTACGGACCAGACATAAA GCTCGGGGCTTCGTACCAAGGACCATTGGATTCAATTCTCAACTTTCCCCTGTATTACGGACTTGTTCAAGCATTCGGAGATCCCAAGGCCGCTAACATGAGCGCTCTCGTTTCTGTAATCTCCGATTCTCAGCACACTTTTAAG GATACAGGGTTGCTTGGTAACTTTTTGGAGAACCATGATGTTCCACGGTGGTTCGGTCAACATAAAGACCCTCAAAGCCTCTA CAATGCTCTGGCATTTTCTTTTATGTATGACGGTATTCCTGTCGTCTACTATGGACAGGAGCAGTACTTTCAGGGGAGGGACGACCCAGCTAATCGTGAACCTCTGTGGCCATCTTATTACCTCAAAAACAATGCGACTCGGTTCATAGCATCCCTAAACCAGTTTCGAAACTTTCTAGTGGCAAGGTCTGCCGACCCAGATGATTTGGCGAGTCCTATATCCGATTGGCTGCACCAATCAACCCAAGTTCTCAGTCACACCGAGCATGATATTGTACTCGCCCGGGGTCCCGTTATCAGTATCTTAACGGGGCGTGGATCAGCA GAATTCAATGCAAGTGCTTCAGTACTCAACTCTGGGTATCCAAGCGCGCAACCACTAACTGA TATCATTACATGCTCG CAATATGTCACAGGCGCGGGTGGCGCGTTGACGGTATCCTACGAAGACGGGGGCCATGCCGTG CTACTTATCCCGTCAGTCTATCTAACCAACTCTGGAGTATGCGGCAATCGAGTTCTCCAACCAGCGTCAAGAATCCAATCCTCGAACTCGGGATCCAATTTGCGTCAACGCCTATCTTCTTCGTTTTCTTATTCCTTGGCCGTCCTCGGGCTGTTAGTAACCATCAACGGATTCTAA
- a CDS encoding pectate lyase: MVQFSFAALAAIVGVLAHAAVAAPSDKRAASCSFPNPSASTNVKLSAPRTIKAGETFDGKNLRYGRGIKCNGAPDVGTPSPVFILEPGATIANVVIGADQQTGIRCSGACTIRNVWFEEVCEEAIILRQSSGKTTITGGGAKSAPDVVVRHNGAGVVDIDSYCVQDFGKLYRSCGNCSTQVKREVTISNVIARNGKLIAGVNSNYGDVATIDTKTNAYTSVTSVCDTFRGTNNGNEPVRLTQNQSNAK; the protein is encoded by the exons ATGGTTCAGTTCTCCTTCGCCGCTCTTGCCGCTATCGTCGGTGTTCTCGCCCATGCCGCCGTTGCCGCTCCTTCAGACAAGCGTGCCGCCAGCTGCTCGTTCCCCAACCCATCTGCGTCGACCAACGTCAAGCTCTCTGCCCCGCGCACAATCAAGGCTGGCGAAACCTTTGACG GTAAAAACCTCCGTTATGGCCGTGGAATAAAGTGCAACGGTGCTCCTGACGTTGGCACCCCGAGCCCAGTGTTTATCCTCGAGCCGGGTGCAACCATCGC TAATGTCGTTATTGGTGCAGACCAGCAAACAGGCATTCGATGCTCGGGGGCTTGCACGATCCGTAACGTATGGTTCGAAGAAGTTTGCGAAGAAGCTATCATTCTCCGCCAGAGCTCTGGCAAAACCACCATCACCGGCGGAGGCGCGAAGAGTGCtcctgacgttgttgtaaggCACAACGGTGCAGGTGTTGTTGACATCGACTCGTACTGCGTCCAGGACTTCGGCAAGCTCTACCGCTCGTGCGGCAACTGCTCCACTCAGGTCAAGCGTGAGGTCACGATCAGCAACGTAATCGCTCGCAACGGCAAGCTTATCGCGGGTGTGAACTCGAACTATGGAGATGTGGCTACGATCGACACGAAGACGAACGCGTACACGAGTGTGACGTCTGTATGCGACACCTTCCGGGGTACTAACAATGGAAACGAGCCTGTTAGGCTGACTCAGAATCAGTCCAACGCCAAGTAA